CTCTGTGTTTGGTTTATATTGCATCGTGTCCTTTTTTCATTATAAAGCAGACTTGTACTCAGTTTAGATAAGTTAAGCTTCTGGATTGTATCAATTTTTAAGGACTATATGCTTATTTACTTTTTTCTGAAATACCAAAACCTTGGGTGTTGGTTCTGTTTTCTTTGATCAAATAAAGTTATTTTGGACATACAAGTTTTCTTGTGTTGTGCAAATTGATTTGTCATATATGTTCAAATATCACATGATGTTGAGCATCAATTATTTATCTCCAACCAAAATAAGTGTTAGACCTCTacaaattttatagatttttagTTACTTGGTAGGCACTCTTTTACCTCTAGCTTCCCTCAAATTATGGATCACtgtttaatttgtgtttttgacTAGTTTGAAGTGTCTGGCTTGCTTGTAGGATAAATTCTATTCCTGCttgtatttattttgaaactgaAACTGTACTTGGATGACTGGACCCAAATTATCGGCATTTATTGAATGCTATTATCCCATCGACCTAATTGCATTTTATTCTTCTGACTCTATTGCAGGGTCCTGGTGGTAGACCTGGTTTTGGACGTGGTGCTGGTAGTTTTGGAGCACCAACTAGTTCAAATGCTCCTTAATTGTAATGGTTTCTGCTCTAGCTTATGCAGTTTTGGCTGTGATTAGAGTTTATAGTATTTCCCCTCTACTAAAAGTTGtttgattattaatttgaatattcaGTTATTTATGCAATGACGATTTTGAATTACGAGTGTTTTTGCTTTAAGCtgatattttgtttatgtctGGATGGTGATGGTAAAATTGGATGTTCTAAAGATCTTTGTTGAGGAATGATCGAAACCGACTTAACTAGAATTCATATTGTACCAGCTtcttaaattaagttttaataATCTCGTTTTATTCAACTAATTTTTGGAAATTTCTACTTGGTATTTTATGCTAATTCTACCAATCTCTAGTTTTATAAGCTTTTCGATATAATTATGAATTCGGTTGCTACTTGCTAAGGAATTATACACCTACCgaatccaaaatatataactaaaacATGAGATTCAGTCAATAAGGTTCGAAGTCTTTAAGGACCCCGTCTAACAAAATTTGTTGACAATCAAAATTGtcatcacattttttttaaaagcttgttagtatatttattaattaattaatgtgttgCTACACAAAATTTAGTTCCGTCTAACAAAATTAATGTGttccaaattttaatattgGTTGCATCAACACTCCATACGACGAAATCtacaattttcaaacattaaaaaaccAGCTCAATAAAATTTTCTTCTCTACGGAAGTTGATACTTTTACGTCAACGTCATCATGTATTCATAAAGATTGGACGAAATTGAAACGGTTAAGCTACAAGTTGTAAATggttgattatttttaattggaaaATAAAGAAGTCTTATATAGAGAAGGGAGTTACAAAAAACAAGAGAATTGAAGAAGAGTTAAAGGATCAAAGATGGGTAGCAAAAGCAAAGATACAGAGGGAGATCCAATAAAGAAGGTTTTGACTCACAGAGGTCGATATGTCCAGTACAATTTGTATGGAAACTTATTCGAACTTTCCTGCAAATACGTTCCTCCTCTTCGCCCTATCGGTAGAGGCGCTTATGGCATCGTCTGGTACGTTAGTTAGtttcataatattttatcaGTAGTAGTAGAATTCGGTGCTCGAGAGTTTATAACATGCACCATGTACCAACCAGTTGCGCTAGACTTGGTGTTTGTTAGTTTAGTAACAATACTAACAATCACAAGCATGCCACActcattttactttcttttCAGTACTGCTGTTAATTCCGATACACATGAGGAAGTTGCCATCAAGAAGATTGCCAATACATTTGACAATATTATTGATGCTAAAAGGACTTTGAGAGAAATTAAGCTCCTACGTCACATGGACCATGAAAATGTATATTCTAACTTCActgttttttgtttattttaattcttttagcTTACTATTATTATGCTGTAAGGTCTTGATGATGAAATTTGTACACAGGTTATTGCTATAAAGGATATAATACGACCTCCACAAAAGGATGCTTTTAATGATGTTTACATAGTTTATGAATTGATGGACACTGATCTTCATCAGATTCTTCGTTCTGATCAACCTCTCAACCTTGACCATTGTCAGGTAAGGTTAAGGTTTCCCTGTAATCATGGTATTGGGCTTTCAGTTTTGCATTCATATCAGAAACAGaaggaaataaaaaagtaaacatTTACCATATTGCTAATTTGCTAAGATATTGAAAATTGATGACCATTTTGAAAGTCATGAAGATTTGCAGAAATAGATTGTCTGCAGTTACGCAATCTCAATGTTGTGCAACTAGGCCGTCCGATCTTTTATCAGACGGTTCATGTTTTGACTTTGTATTTTGAATCTCTTTGCTTAATTAAAATCAATCGGATGACTTAGATTGCACGGCTGCTGTAACTTATAAGGTAGTATTGTATTTGAAGGACATAGTTTCATTTTTACAACCAGAGGTTTTGACTTGTATTTGTGTTTTTCCTTTCAAATTGATATTTCATGAATTTTGCAGTACTTTCTATACCAGCTATTAAGAGGACTGAGGTATGTGCATTCAGCCAATGCCTTGCACCGTGATCTTAAACCAAGTAATTTACTTTTGAATGGAAATTGTGATCTTAAAATTGGGGATTTTGGTTTGGCGAGGACGACATCTGAAACGGATTTTATGACCGAGTATGTCGTTACTAGATGGTACCGAGCCCCGGAATTGCTCCTTAACTGTTCAGAGTACACCTCTGCTATTGATGTTTGGTCGGTTGGTTGCATATTTGCTGAAATTATGACCAGAAAAACCTTGTTTCCAGGGAAAGATTATGTTCATCAACTAAGGCTTATAACAGAGGTATGAGCTTGGTGCTCCCATTTGATGTCAAGGACTATTGAatattctaattaatatattgcACTGCCTATCTCTTGCATAGCCTATATGTTTTTGTTCTGTAAAATATTCATCCTGCTTAAGACTGCCTGTCATTTACACTCATGAGTCATGACCCTTGTTATAACATAAGGAAATTAATCATGTTATGGATTCTATTTGGGGGTTTCAAACATCAGGAGCTAAATTTGTTGGGAATTGGCACCCTTCACTATACTGAAGTGCAATAAGGCTTTTGAACTTTCAATTCTTCCTGATTGTTGCAAACTTACTATTGTTGATAAATGACATTAGATAATATTCACAATATGATAAGCTAAATCCTTTAGCATTATATAGAATAGCTTGATCTATCAACCGGCATATCATCTTGCTTCTGAATGATATAAAAGGCATATAATAATCTATCTTATTAGGCTTCAGCTTGATTGAATGctgttattattaaaaatggaTGGAATGCTAATTCCTTTGTAAATTAACTATTACATGTTTGTAACACAACACATGCATTTTGCTTTCCTTTTTCTCAAAAGTTAATAGGTTCACCCGACGATTCTAGGCTTGAATTTCTCCGAAGTGAAAATGCGAGAAGGTATGTCAAACAACTTCCTCAATGCACGAAGCAAAATCTTTCGGCAAGATTTCCTCATATACCGCCCGAGCCTCTGGACCTACTAGAGAAAATGCTTATATTTGATCCTAACAAACGAATTACAGGTATGATAACTTGCTCATTGAATATAATTTCTCTCatcttttcatatttatatagtatagcattttcatttatttgcaGTTGAAGAGGCACTATGTCATCCTTATCTTTCATCTCTTCATGACATCAACGACGAGCCAGTTGCTCCAAGGCCATTCTGTTTTGATTTTGAGCAGCCAGCATGCACTGAAGAGCATATTAAGGAGCTCATCTGGATGGAATCGGTGAACTTCAATCCGGATCCACTCTCTCAATAACTCTTGCTTATATACAGTGTCTGTTCATCATTATCATGACACATTGTAAAGTACAGAAAGTTCTATTCCTTCTATATATAGTCCAGTTGAATATTGCAAGTTACAAAAGGTGTTGTATTATGTTGAAGTTTGCTCAAGGAACAAATATGAGAGCAAAAATGTTGTTCTGTCGTGGAGCCTTTATTTTGGGTGTAAAAATTCTAGGTTGAGGAGACGATGTCTCAATATAAGGTACAGAAGACCTTAGAATTCactaaatatttacaaaaaaatatacatttgtCTCTCTCCAATGGTGTCACGGAGCCTTTATTATCTATCGATAATCCTTGAATactattttctgttttaaatggTTACATATATCATATTAGCAGCATTTGTTAGCTCCAATGATGTCTGGATTTTACATATTGTGTGGAATCTTGCTACCTAGACAAACTGGTTGACCTTTAAGACCAGTTTACTTTACGATGTTTCTGTTTATTTCCATTTCCACggataaaataaaatggattttgaaaataaattgaatatttctttgaaaatttttaaaatgtcaaaacattgtttttaatatttctagaaATACTTTCTTTCTAGTTAGCTTTTATCTTCGCaactaaatttattttggtCACCAACGTAAAaaggaaaaattaaaatgaaattatattttaaacttatcccaattattttaattacgcATAAGAGTATAACtaaattaatagttataaaTGGTTCATGAAACTTTTCTTGAACACtttgattatatatatcatatatgttAAGCAATTTGAATGGTTCACAcattaaataagtgattttctAAAGCTAAGTCATTAGCTTCTGAAAGATAactgtttttataaataaatgttaataaacTAGTAATTATGTTACTTTCTTTTTTAGGTTTGAATCCATAACCTTCTTTTAAAATCACTTTCATTGTCCTTTAACTCATCTCCAAGCTACCTGTTCCGAAAGGTAACTTAACATTCATATAGAGAgacattttaaaagaaaaagtcgTCTGTATGGAGGTGTATTAGTAAGAAATAGATAAGTGATAATTGTAGCTTCCTTATTCTCGTTTAGTGGATCCAACTTTTGTAGCAATCCAATTTACGAAAAAAGCCCAATCTAAATTTAGATTACGCCACCTGTGACACACGTGGCGTTATATATTGTCAGTTGCAAAACTTCGGGAATTTTCTAACTTCCATTGCCGCTTCTTGTTCAGACTCCGTTTTCATTGGTTCTTCTGATCACTGCTTCTGCTTCTGCTTCTGCTTCCTACAATCCACCTTTTTGTAAGTCTTCATGTTTTACTCTCATGCCTATAGCATCACCATTAAACCGTTCGGTAGTTGAAATTATGCTATTATTAACCTATATGATTATACAAGGATCGCAATTGTATTGATAGAATAGCTTCTGATTTCTTTCTTTAATTCGTTTTAAATTGTGTTCCTCTTCGACTGATCTTATTATTGAgtaatagtagtagtagtacATCAAGAATTCAAGATCCATGGTTTGCTTGTTTCATATTAGAACTGTATATGCGctgtttaaattaaaaatattcatcaatGATTTTTAGTTTCTCTTCTCTGCAAAGTATTGTCGTGATATACTAGTTATATAGATTAGGTCATGATGTTGTTTTATAGGCAAATTTAGTTGTTACTATGTTAAGTTAATAGTCAAGGTTTTTGAACTTTGGACTTCATTTTCAAAACTACTTCAAGTGTTTCGGTTCAAACACTTGAGCTGTACGTCATAGGGACAAATTAGGTTATGATGTTAaaaccttttcttttttttacaaaaaaatcttGTTTGTTACGTTACATGGTCACAGTTATTTGCACAAACTGATGTGTAGTTTTCaattggaaaaaataaattcaataataatGAGTCTATTGCGGTTTATAAACAACCTCTGGCTGGCTTTTCCTGTGTTTCAATTGCTCTGAGTTTGTTATTCTCTTATTTCATAAAAATCTAAGACTTGTTTTCTTCCAATTGCAGGCGCGTAACTGTATAGCTATATATAAAACACATGCGTAGACTTGTTGAACTTCTACCGATCTGTGCGAAAAACAGATTCATGCCAATGTACCCAGTGAATGGATCACAGGGTATGTGCAATCTCTTTCATTCCTATATAATACTGTAAAAGTCGTATTGTTGTAGTTGTTAATTAGTTGTTGGACGGTGGGAACTTgcaaatttaagaaaattattgaaacaaaattttgtaCTTGAAACAACCTTTTGTtttgaaatgatattttatattgatataggTATATTGGCGACATCAACTCCGAAGAATCAAGAGAAGAACGAAATGGAGCTAGCTACTAAAGAGATGATTGACCCAATTGTCGCCTATAGTCGACCTCCACGACTTCCTCCTGTTATAGGACCCTTGGTTGCCCTTTCGTTGTTGGATACATGGTGGAACTGGAGCTCCGATGATGATGGAAAGTGATGTGAGATATCATACCCTCTACTTAAATATAGTTTTAGAAATAAACATAGCAACACTGAATGCATAGCTAAGCAATCGTATCATGAAGCTCCATAGTTTGATGTAGCCATCTAGTAGTGGACTAAGAAAAGGCtctacaaatattttgtaaattttcaaCATCCATATTAGTATTGCATGAGGTCTTCTTAAAAACCCTGCAGGAACATGCATGATTGTACATTTGTTAATGGGCACCAATTTTGGcttgattttaaagtaaatgaaaaaTACTATATGAAGCCTGACTCACATTCAGCTGCATTTGGAAAGTCATCAAACAATGAAGTCACGGTCTTCAATAAAGTCTGAATTTCTCAAGAGAAAACACCAATTAAATCAATCCAATTGGAAACAGAAATACCATAGGATTTTACATGTTAGAATTAGAATACATGAAAGAGTAGGTTTGCATTTTCTCTAGTTACCAGAACTATGCTTCCTGGTTTGATTGGTGATTCAATTAATATCTCAGCTCCCctgaataaaattatatagtgAGTATATGTGCTGCAGAACAGAAAACTGGtgattcaattatttgttttggTAAGTACCTAATTATCATGTTTTCTTCTACTTTCGCCAACTGGAAGAAGCTGCAGCCCCTGGTGAATGGGATTTGTTCCTTTTTCCATTCTACcataccaaaaatattttcatgaaCTTTGTGTCGTTTATATCTTAGGAAACAACAAATAACAATGAGAAAATTGTAGTAAATCTAGGAAAGGAATATGACCCAAGTGCCAGCTTGCCGCAACTGTTAAATCATCTCCCTCACATATAGTTCTCACTCTGAATTTCACATTCTGTCCCATGCCAGCAATAAGCTGCTGTAAGAAATGCATCACTTCCTGCAACGTTGTGTCTAGATTATCTAGTGTAGCTATTTACTCAATGCAACCAAGGTTGTTTAAGGTAAATTTGAAGGATGGTTGAAGTGCAAACCTTCTTTCCTTGAAATGGTTTGATGAAGGAATAGTCATAAAAGCTGGCATCTTGAGATATGCATGCATCCAATTGTTGTAGCTCTTTCTCATTGATACATGTGTAGAAGTGATCTACTATCTCTGCCGGAGGCAATGAATTTTGCCCGTATTTGGATCCCTTCTTTGATGATATGGCCGAAATTCTGTTGCTATCCCAAGTTTTGTTTTGGACATTCTTCTTGAAACATATGCTTCTTTGTTCTATCTCCATCTTTTTGTGCAAGTTGCATGTTCTTTTGTTAGGTGAGAACCTGGGGGTGAGTCTCCTTTTGATGTCTGAGTTTATTCCCAGACCATGCGATGAAACTCTGGTTGGGAATTTGACTATAACATccatttgttatttttcttaagaaaCGTTGCTATTAACATTTGCAACTCACAAATATATTGCAGCCTATGTGACTTACTGGAGGAAATGAACAAAGAGCTTTCTCCAGCTTTGGTCCAAAGAATCAATGCCTAGATTGTTTAGCTTCTCCATTGGCTTTACTTGCTCTTCCTTGACATGAAATCCAAGAATATTACTTCACTTCATTTCATGGTTCGGTATGGAATTATTACAATTACTGCTGCCAACACCTTATTACAAACATCTCATCCTCTGCTTTCACGGCAGCCATTTACCTTAGCCTCAACCACGGCTGTAAAATATTATAGTCGTTGAACAATTTATTGATACAGCCCACACAATTTAACTAACTATTTAGAAAATGTGGATTAAGATTTCGTCCATTTTAACAAACCAACATATGAGCATTTAATGTAAGTTAAAATTAGTTCATAAGAAAAATTGCTTAGTATAGGTTGATAGAATATTTTAGTTCCTTCTTTGTAAGTATTTAGCAGATATGACTTATATTTTACACCCTTGGTTCAAACGAGGATAAAATAGAATTTGATTTATGTATCATACGCATTCTATACACTTTATTTTAAACCGCAATGCCCCCTATGAACGTCCATGTCCTTTTGTGTAGCCAAACAGGAGGCCGTACCGAATCTTCTGTATAATATATAATTGAGTCAAGCAAACACCACCTAGACAACCATAACAGAAAGTccaattctcaacattacatCAAATTATCAGAAACTATGAGTAAATTGGAGAGACAAtcattattttttctcatttaaAATTGTACTTGTCTAATTTCTGCGAAATATGTTTGATGACCATGTGATGCCATATCATCATCTGTGCATATGAGAAgagaatattaaatatttgcttGGCCAGCAGGCTATATATAAAGAATAAACTTTAGCTTCTTGAGTCCCACCTAATAGGCATGATAAACATTAACAAATATATCTGTCAAAGAAAACACCAAGTGACTAAAACCCATTACCAGACACAAGACAGGACAGCTTTCAAGATACCACATGGACCCGCACGTGTTCATCATTTACACTGGCAGAGGTTGAAAACAACAATATTGTATCTTTGAAGCTATATAAGCCTACGATTTGTTTTGGGGTCACTCAATAGATTGGAGGTTCAACTTGTTCTGCGTTGATCTGAAAGGAATCTtgtaaaattgaacaaaattagCTGGCATGCTCCCTAACCTCCACCACTGAGACAGAAGTGTTACACCCTCCTTCCAATGTAAATTTTTCAGAGCCTATTCATAGTTCTATATAAACTCCCTGTCCTTCACTATTTTTCATAAGAACGCACATTACCAATCTACTTTCAAAAGCATAATGAACAACAGAATGGGTCGTGTTGCAGCTGATGAAGTGACAAACAACAGGAACAGGTTCAGAGCTAAAAGGCCACTTCCAAAAAGAGGACAGATAAAGTCAAAGATAGCATCCAATGCTTTTCATTCCATTGTTTCTGTAATTTCGAGAGCCTCTTCTTCATCTGGTTTGCATTCTCCAAGAAAAACCTAGTTGCTTCAAGCAGGATTTATGTATCATTATATATAGCATAAGTACATTTTTGTTTGTATAGTGTATCTAGTTTTTCATGTTCCTCTTTAATGATAATAACAACTTGTATTCTATACTGTTCACAAAGCGTTTGCTCCATGCTACCTCCTTCCATCACTCCGTAAGCCATTTTCagttattttttatcatttggtTGATTGTAAGAAGAAAATGGCGAGAACTGAGAAAGAAATGTTAAATGAAACTCTAACAATTGTTAGAgattacatttactaatttaccaAATTgttgaattcaaataattaatcaaCTTCAGTTAGTTACAAATCATTTTGAAAAACTTGAGTTCAAATTCTAATTtagataaaaacaaacaaaaattaaatatatttttactcccttattttataaaaagaaaaaaacattacaaacttttaaaaaattaatttccacgattaaaaaaagaaaattttaattcgTAAGACCAAGATcaagtaataaatatatattaatattattaaataggacattatattttaaatttgattgtgTGCGAGCTTTAAATAATGTTCACCTCTctactaaaagaaaaagagagaaaa
This region of Cicer arietinum cultivar CDC Frontier isolate Library 1 chromosome 8, Cicar.CDCFrontier_v2.0, whole genome shotgun sequence genomic DNA includes:
- the MAPK13 gene encoding mitogen-activated protein kinase 4 isoform X2; this encodes MGSKSKDTEGDPIKKVLTHRGRYVQYNLYGNLFELSCKYVPPLRPIGRGAYGIVCTAVNSDTHEEVAIKKIANTFDNIIDAKRTLREIKLLRHMDHENVIAIKDIIRPPQKDAFNDVYIVYELMDTDLHQILRSDQPLNLDHCQYFLYQLLRGLRYVHSANALHRDLKPSNLLLNGNCDLKIGDFGLARTTSETDFMTEYVVTRWYRAPELLLNCSEYTSAIDVWSVGCIFAEIMTRKTLFPGKDYVHQLRLITEA
- the MAPK13 gene encoding mitogen-activated protein kinase homolog MMK2 isoform X1, producing MGSKSKDTEGDPIKKVLTHRGRYVQYNLYGNLFELSCKYVPPLRPIGRGAYGIVCTAVNSDTHEEVAIKKIANTFDNIIDAKRTLREIKLLRHMDHENVIAIKDIIRPPQKDAFNDVYIVYELMDTDLHQILRSDQPLNLDHCQYFLYQLLRGLRYVHSANALHRDLKPSNLLLNGNCDLKIGDFGLARTTSETDFMTEYVVTRWYRAPELLLNCSEYTSAIDVWSVGCIFAEIMTRKTLFPGKDYVHQLRLITELIGSPDDSRLEFLRSENARRYVKQLPQCTKQNLSARFPHIPPEPLDLLEKMLIFDPNKRITVEEALCHPYLSSLHDINDEPVAPRPFCFDFEQPACTEEHIKELIWMESVNFNPDPLSQ
- the LOC101492610 gene encoding uncharacterized protein, which codes for MRRLVELLPICAKNRFMPMYPVNGSQGILATSTPKNQEKNEMELATKEMIDPIVAYSRPPRLPPVIGPLVALSLLDTWWNWSSDDDGK
- the LOC101492271 gene encoding uncharacterized protein, with protein sequence MDVIVKFPTRVSSHGLGINSDIKRRLTPRFSPNKRTCNLHKKMEIEQRSICFKKNVQNKTWDSNRISAISSKKGSKYGQNSLPPAEIVDHFYTCINEKELQQLDACISQDASFYDYSFIKPFQGKKEVMHFLQQLIAGMGQNVKFRVRTICEGDDLTVAASWHLEWKKEQIPFTRGCSFFQLAKVEENMIIRGAEILIESPIKPGSIVLTLLKTVTSLFDDFPNAAEWFLRRPHAILIWMLKIYKIFVEPFLSPLLDGYIKLWSFMIRLLSYAFSVAMFISKTIFK